The Glycine max cultivar Williams 82 chromosome 12, Glycine_max_v4.0, whole genome shotgun sequence genome window below encodes:
- the LOC100789177 gene encoding nuclear pore complex protein NUP98A — translation MFGSNPFGQSSSSPFGSQSVFGQTNSSSNPFAPKPFGSTAPFGSQTGGSIFGGTSTGVFGTAQPASPFGASSSPAFGSSQPAFGSSSTPAFGSSSSSFGGSSVFGQKPAFGGFGSTPTQTSPFGAAQPSQPAFGSSIFGSSTPFGASSQPAFGATSTPAFGATSTPAFGATSTPAFGATSTPAFGATSTPAFGATSSPAFGATSTPAFGSTSSPTFGSTGSAFGVSSTPVFGSGGAFGASSNPMFGSSSTSAFGTSSSPFGASSTPAFGASSTPAFSFGSTPQAFGQSSSAFGNSSPFGSTASPFGGQSSAFGSQTPTSTFGNTGGQSGFGGQQRGGSRVASYTATTEADSGTSGQTAKLESISAMPIYKDKSHEELRWEDYQLGDKGGPLPSALSTGLTGFGSSTTPTNAFSPSPVFGQSSANPFSSTTPNSNPFAPKSSPFSSGFGTSATPAFSSSAFGSSTSAAAPSLFGSTPSPFGANSSSTPSFGQSPSLFNTAPTQATSSPFGNSIFGNTLSSPLFSSAAPTGGQTASAFGQNTSPFGQTTTPSFSQPSLFNSPSSGLVGSIFSSSAPLTSNNLTGFGQTALSISTPFQSAQPAQSSGAFGFGNFGQTQPVGASSFGGTPGMFGQNNFGLVSSTPLSSVAVQAVPNTNPFGTLPALPQMSIGRVGTTPSIQYGISSMPALDKPAPVRISSLLTSRHLSQRRIRLPVRKYHSKNDGPKVAFFSDDEDTPTTPKADALFIPRENPRALIICPVEQWPGKASEKASTFKDRSIPVNENESAVENGFVKEQAQPISTKPTSNGSNEDHSPQKADVYKTLRGHRAGEAAIVYEHGADVEALMPKLRRSDYYTLPRIHELAAKERAEPGFCSHVKDFVVGRQGYGSIRFLGETDIRGLDLESLIQFNNREVIVYMDDSKKPPVGQGLNKPAEVTLLNIKCFDKKTGHQYTEGPKIEKYKEMLKRKTEDQGAEFVSYDPTKGEWKIRVSHFSIYKLVEDENSRINDDN, via the exons ATGTTCGGTTCAAACC CTTTTGGGCAGTCATCGTCGAGCCCTTTCGGCTCTCAATCGGTTTTTGGACAGACCAATTCGAGTAGCAATCCTTTTGCTCCTAAGCCGTTTGGTAGTACAGCTCCATTTGGTTCGCAAACCGGTGGTTCCATATTTGGAGGTACGTCCACTGGGGTGTTTGGAACAGCTCAACCGGCTTCTCCGTTCGGTGCTTCATCTTCACCGGCTTTCGGTAGTTCACAACCCGCTTTTGGGTCATCTTCAACTCCTGCTTTTGGTAGTTCATCGTCATCGTTTGGTG GATCGTCGGTTTTTGGTCAGAAGCCTGCCTTTGGAGGCTTTGGATCTACTCCTACTCAAACAAGTCCATTTGGTGCCGCTCAGCCATCACAACCAGCTTTTGGAAGCAGCATATTTGGTTCCTCAACGCCTTTTGGTGCATCATCTCAGCCAGCATTTGGTGCGACGAGCACTCCGGCATTTGGTGCTACGAGCACCCCTGCATTTGGTGCAACGAGCACCCCTGCATTTGGTGCAACAAGCACCCCTGCATTTGGTGCAACTAGCACCCCTGCTTTTGGTGCTACAAGCAGTCCTGCATTCGGTGCAACTAGCACCCCTGCATTTGGTTCAACCTCAAGTCCAACTTTTGGTAGCACAGGGAGTGCATTTGGGGTGTCAAGTACTCCTGTATTTGGTAGTGGGGGGGCATTTGGGGCTTCAAGTAACCCTATGTTTGGTTCATCAAGTACATCTGCGTTTGGCACTTCAAGCAGTCCATTTGGGGCCTCTAGTACTCCTGCTTTTGGGGCCTCTAGTACCCCAGCATTTAGTTTTGGATCCACTCCTCAAGCTTTTGGTCAATCGTCTTCTGCATTTGGTAACAGCAGCCCATTTGGGAGTACAGCCTCACCCTTTGGAGGTCAAAGTTCAGCGTTTG GATCCCAAACTCCGACATCAACTTTTGGAAATACTGGTGGGCAGTCAGGTTTTGGAGGTCAACAACGGGGTGGAAGTAGAGTAGCTAGTTACACAGCAACAACTGAAGCAGATAGTGGTACCTCTGGACAGACTGCAAAATTGGAGTCCATATCTGCCATGCCTATTTACAAAGACAAAAGTCACGAGGAACTAAGATGGGAGGACTATCAATTGGGAGataaag gTGGACCACTTCCCTCTGCGCTGTCAACCGGATTGACAGGCTTTGGTTCGTCTACGACACCGACAAATGCCTTTTCTCCTTCACCAGTGTTTGGTCAATCATCAGCCAATCCTTTCTCTAGCACAACACCTAATTCTAACCCTTTTGCGCCAAAGAGTTCACCTTTTTCTTCTGGATTTGGAACTTCGGCTACTCCTGCATTCAGTTCATCAGCTTTTGGTTCTTCAACATCAGCAGCAGCACCTTCTCTTTTTGGCTCAACCCCATCTCCATTTGGAGCCAACTCTTCTTCAACACCCAGCTTTGGGCAATCTCCATCCCTGTTTAATACTGCTCCTACTCAGGCTACATCTTCACCATTTGGCAATAGCATTTTTGGCAACACACTGTCATCCCCATTATTTAGTTCTGCAGCCCCTACAGGTGGACAGACAGCTTCTGCTTTTGGACAGAATACATCCCCCTTTGGACAGACTACTACACCTTCTTTCAGTCAACCAAGTTTGTTCAATTCACCTTCTTCTGGGCTTGTTGGAAGTATTTTCTCATCAAGTGCACCACTCACTTCTAATAATCTTACAGGTTTTGGTCAAACAGCG CTGTCCATTTCAACACCTTTTCAATCTGCACAACCTGCTCAGTCGAGTGGTGCTTTTGGCTTTGGCAACTTTGGCCAGACACAACCTG TTGGTGCAAGCAGCTTCGGTGGCACTCCAGGAATGTTTGGTCAGAATAATTTTGGACTTGT GTCTTCTACCCCCCTGAGTTCTGTGGCTGTACAAGCAGTTCCGAATACAAATCCATTTGGAACACTTCCTGCATTGCCTCAGATGTCAATTGGTCGAGTTGGAACTACTCCTTCAATTCAATATGGAATCTCTAGCATGCCT GCCCTAGACAAACCTGCTCCTGTTAGAATATCGTCTTTATTGACATCTCGGCATCTCTCACAACGACGAATAAGGCTTCCTGTCAGGAAATATCATTCTAAGAATGATGGTCCAAAG GTTGCATTCTTTAGTGATGATGAGGATACTCCAACAACACCCAAGGCTGATGCTCTGTTCATTCCTAGGGAAAATCCAAGGGCGTTGATAATTTGTCCCGTGGAGCAGTGGCCAGGAAAGGCTTCTGAGAAGGCATCAACATTTAAGGATAGATCCATCCCAGTGAATGAGAATG AGAGTGCTGTAGAAAATGGTTTTGTCAAGGAGCAAGCTCAGCCTATATCGACAAAGCCAACATCCAATGGGAGCAATGAAGATCATTCTCCACAAAAGGCGGACGTGTACAAGACACTCAGAGGTCACAGAGCTGGTGAGGCTGCCATTGTATATGAACATGGAGCTGACGTTGAGGCACTAATGCCAAAACTGCGGCGATCTGATTACTACACACTGCCTCGGATACATGAACTGGCAGCCAAAGAAAGAGCTGAACCTGGATTCTGCAGTCATGTtaaggacttcgtggttggaagGCAAGGTTATGGCAGCATCAGATTCTTGGGTGAGACGGACATACGAGGGCTCGATCTCGAGTCCCTCATTCAGTTTAACAACCGGGAGGTGATTGTATACATGGATGATTCAAAGAAACCCCCTGTGGGACAAGGGCTGAATAAGCCTGCTGAGGTTACACTACTCAACATAAAATGTTTCGACAAAAAAACTGGACATCAGTATACAGAAGGGCCAAAGATCGAGAAATACAAGGAGATGCTCAAGAGAAAGACTGAGGACCAAGGTGCTGAATTTGTATCATATGATCCCACTAAAGGAGAGTGGAAGATCAGGGTCAGCCATTTCAGCATCTACAAGCTGGTAGAAGATGAAAACAGTCGGATAAATGATGACAACTAA
- the LOC100305754 gene encoding kunitz family trypsin and protease inhibitor protein precursor, whose translation MSMRSIGTSLSLMVWLVIATSALAKSDNPPVLDTQGNPLEPGKDYYIKPAITDVGGRVTLLSRNNPCPLYVGQENSDAAEGLPLFFTPFAEEDDVVKVNRDFKVTFSAASICVQGTNWNLAEKDSESGRRLIAASGRDDYFRITETPIKGSYYIGWCPTDVCPFCRFDCGIVGGLRENGKILLALDGNVLPVVFEKAY comes from the coding sequence ATGTCAATGAGATCAATTGGTACAAGCCTTAGCCTTATGGTATGGCTTGTAATTGCAACATCAGCATTAGCAAAATCTGATAACCCCCCAGTCCTAGACACACAAGGCAACCCTCTTGAGCCTGGCAAAGATTACTACATCAAACCTGCCATAACCGACGTTGGAGGCCGCGTCACTTTGTTAAGCAGAAACAATCCATGCCCTCTATATGTAGGTCAAGAGAATTCTGATGCAGCAGAGGGCTTACCCCTTTTCTTCACCCCTTTTGCAGAAGAAGATGATGTTGTGAAGGTGAATAGGGACTTCAAGGTGACATTCTCAGCTGCCTCAATATGTGTGCAGGGCACAAATTGGAATTTGGCTGAGAAGGATAGTGAGAGTGGAAGGAGGCTCATTGCTGCATCAGGCAGGGATGATTACTTTAGAATTACTGAGACACCAATCAAAGGTTCATATTATATAGGTTGGTGTCCTACAGATGTATGCCCCTTTTGTAGGTTTGACTGTGGCATTGTTGGTGGTTTGCGTGAGAATGGGAAGATTTTGTTGGCCTTGGATGGTAATGTGCTCCCAGTTGTGTTTGAGAAAGCATACTAA
- the LOC100777788 gene encoding protein SRG1: MEEINTKPLATSLLVPSVQELAKQNFSSVPQRYIQHQHEDMVLICEETNSTSSLEIPVIDMHNLLSIEAENSELDKLHLACKEWGFFQLINHGVSPSLLKKLKLEIQDFFNLPMSEKKKFWQTPQHIEGFGQAYVVSEDQKLDWGDMFYMTTLPTHSRIPHLFPQLPLPFRDTLELYSCNMKNIAMAIIGQMGKALKIEEMEIRELFEDEIQKMRMNYYPPCPQPEKVIGLTNHSDGVGLTILLHVNEVEGLQIKKDGVWVPIKPLPNAFVVNIGEILEIVTNGIYQSIEHRATVNSEIERLSIATFHSPELDVVVGPVASLITEQTPARFKRIKMEDYFRGRFARKLDGKCYLDTIRI, from the exons ATGGAAGAGATCAACACGAAACCATTGGCCACTTCTCTTCTGGTGCCATCAGTGCAAGAGTTGGCTAAACAGAATTTCTCTAGCGTTCCACAAAGATACATTCAACATCAACATGAAGACATGGTGCTCATCTGTGAAGAAACTAACAGTACGAGTAGCCTTGAGATTCCAGTAATTGACATGCACAACTTGCTTTCTATAGAAGCTGAGAATTCAGAATTGGACAAGCTTCACCTTGCTTGCAAAGAATGGGGATTCTTCCAG CTTATAAACCATGGAGTAAGCCCTTCCTTGCTGAAGAAACTGAAGTTGGAGATTCAGGACTTCTTCAACCTTCCAATGTCAGAGAAGAAAAAGTTTTGGCAGACTCCACAACATATTGAGGGATTTGGACAAGCATATGTAGTGAGTGAAGACCAGAAACTTGATTGGGGCGATATGTTCTATATGACAACCCTTCCAACTCACTCGAGAATTCCCCACTTATTTCCACAACTCCCTCTTCCTTTCAG AGACACTCTAGAGCTTTACTCATGCAACATGAAAAATATAGCCATGGCTATTATTGGCCAGATGGGAAAAGCTTTGAAGATAGAAGAAATGGAAATAAGAGAATTATTTGAAGATGAGATACAAAAGATGAGGATGAACTATTACCCTCCGTGTCCACAACCAGAGAAGGTTATTGGCCTCACAAACCATTCAGATGGAGTAGGTCTCACTATCCTCCTACATGTCAACGAAGTAGAAGGGCTCCAGATAAAGAAAGATGGTGTGTGGGTTCCTATTAAGCCCCTACCTAATGCCTTCGTTGTCAACATTGGAGAAATACTTGAG ATTGTAACCAATGGGATATACCAAAGTATTGAGCACAGAGCAACAGTGAACTCTGAAATAGAAAGGCTTTCAATTGCAACATTCCACAGCCCTGAACTAGATGTGGTGGTAGGTCCTGTGGCTAGCTTAATCACTGAACAAACACCAGCACGgttcaaaagaattaaaatggaGGACTACTTCAGGGGTCGATTTGCTCGTAAACTTGATGGAAAGTGTTACTTAGATACCATAAGAATTTAA
- the LOC100776726 gene encoding kunitz type trypsin inhibitor 104, whose product MSTKLIETSLSLMVWLVIATSAIAQSDNPPVLDTEGHPLEPGRDYYITPAVTDIGGRATIVDNGTCPLFVGQENTFVEESFAVFFTPFAKEDDVVKVNRDFQVAFSAATLCLQGTGWTLGERDTESGRRLIVVGGVGSYFRISETQVKGVYNIGWCPIDVCPFCKFDCGIVGGLRENKKIFLALDGNVLPVVFERA is encoded by the coding sequence ATGTCAAccaaattgattgaaacaagcCTTAGCCTTATGGTATGGCTTGTAATTGCAACATCAGCAATAGCACAATCTGATAACCCCCCAGTTCTTGACACAGAAGGCCACCCTCTTGAGCCTGGCAGAGATTACTACATCACACCAGCGGTAACAGACATTGGAGGCCGTGCCACTATAGTAGACAACGGCACATGCCCTTTATTTGTAGGTCAAGAGAACACTTTTGTAGAAGAGAGCTTTGCCGTTTTCTTCACCCCTTTTGCAAAGGAAGATGATGTTGTGAAGGTGAATAGGGACTTTCAGGTGGCATTCTCAGCTGCAACGTTATGCTTGCAGGGCACAGGGTGGACTTTGGGTGAAAGGGACACTGAGAGTGGAAGGAGGCTCATTGTTGTAGGAGGTGTTGGTAGTTACTTTAGGATTTCGGAGACACAAGTTAAAGGTGTTTATAATATTGGTTGGTGTCCTATTGATGTGTGCCCCTTCTGTAAGTTTGACTGTGGCATTGTTGGTGGCTTGCGTGAGAATAAGAAGATTTTCTTGGCCTTGGATGGTAATGTGCTCCCAGTTGTGTTTGAGAGAGCATAA
- the LOC100788639 gene encoding probable sodium/metabolite cotransporter BASS1, chloroplastic — protein sequence MQLSIACSHHVHGLAPVHSHTNLAQTTIPLKRAFSVLTQTKSNSRITLTCNSQPQPLLNLCTPKPPTRIFSSNVRCGISSNMYGGNEVRSVREWLVLAGEFLSMAFPLWVSIGCVLGLMKPNCFNWVTPKVTIRGLNIIMLGMGMTLTLDDLRGALAMPKQVLYGFVLQYSVMPLSGFLISTLLNLAPHFAAGLILIGCSPGGTASNIITYLSRGNVALSVIMTTASTLTATIMTPFLTATLAGKYVAVDASGLLISTLQVVLFPVLAGAFLNQFFKPFVKLVSPLMPPIAVTTVAILCGNSIAQSSSAILVCGGQVILATFLLHASGFFFGYIFGRLLGLDVSSSRTISTQVGMKNSVLGIVLATKHFGDPLTAVPGAVSIVFQSIIGSILAGIWRDSMPVFN from the exons ATGCAGTTATCAATTGCATGCAGTCATCATGTACATGGACTTGCCCCAGTGCATTCACACACCAACCTTGCCCAAACAACCATTCCACTCAAACGTGCCTTCTCTGTTTTGACTCAAACCAAATCAAATTCTAGGATCACACTCACATGCAATTCCCAACCTCAACCACTGCTAAACCTTTGCACACCAAAACCACCAACAAGAATCTTCAGTTCCAACGTTCGGTGTGGCATTTCTTCCAACATGTATGGTGGAAACGAGGTTAGGAGTGTCCGAGAGTGGCTTGTGCTGGCTGGTGAGTTTCTCTCAATGGCATTTCCATTGTGGGTCTCAATTGGGTGCGTATTGGGGTTGATGAAACCAAATTGCTTCAATTGGGTCACTCCAAAAGTGACAATTAGGGGCCTCAACATCATCATGCTTGGAATGGGTATGACCTTAACTCTTGATGATCTTCGTGGGGCTCTTGCCATGCCTAAGCAAGTTCTCTATGGTTTTGTACTTCAGTATTCG GTGATGCCACTGTCTGGATTTCTCATAAGCACACTCTTAAATCTTGCACCACATTTTGCAGCAGGTTTAATATTAATTGGGTGCAGTCCAGGag GCACAGCTAGTAACATTATAACATATCTTTCACG TGGAAATGTGGCGCTATCTGTAATAATGACAACTGCAAGTACCCTAACTGCCACG ATCATGACTCCTTTTCTGACAGCAACACTTGCTGGTAAATATGTAGCAGTGGACGCGTCTGGCTTATTGATTTCAACACTGCAA GTTGTGCTTTTTCCTGTGTTGGCTGGTGCATTTCTGAACCAGTTTTTCAAACCTTTTGTTAAACTTGTCTCTCCATTGATGCCACCCATTGCAGTAACAACTGTGGCAATTTTGTGTGGAAACTCTATTGCCCAGAGTTCTTCAGCAATCCTTGTGTGTGGTGGACAAGTGATTTTAGCTACCTTTCTTCTCCATGCTTCTGGGTTTTTCTTTGGTTACATATTTGGAAGATTGCTTGGGTTAGATGTGTCATCATCGCGAACCATATCCACTCAGGTTGGCATGAAG AACTCAGTTCTCGGGATTGTTCTGGCTACAAAGCACTTTGGAGATCCCCTAACTGCCGTACCTGGTGCTGTTTCAATTGTGTTTCAGTCAATTATTGGTAGTATCCTTGCAGGAATATGGAGAGATTCTATGCCTGTGTTTAATTAA
- the SWEET29 gene encoding sugar efflux transporter SWEET29, giving the protein MSLFAAFSICKVAKDAAGVAGNVFAFGLFVSPIPTFRRIIRNGSTEMFSGLPYIYSLLNCLICMWYGTPLISADNLLVTTVNSIGAVFQFVYTIIFLMYAEKAKKVRMVGLLLAVLGMFAIVLVGSLQIDDVIMRRFFVGFLSCASLISMFASPLFIIKLVIQTKSVEFMPFYLSLSTFLMSTSFLLYGLFNDDAFIYVPNGIGTILGMIQLILYFYFESKSRESSREPLIVSYA; this is encoded by the exons GAAATGTGTTTGCTTTTGGGTTGTTTGTGTCTCCCAT ACCCACATTTAGGAGGATTATCAGAAATGGGTCAACAGAGATGTTCTCAGGGTTGCCATATATTTATTCCCTTCTGAACTGCTTGATCTGCATGTGGTATGGCACACCTCTGATATCTGCTGATAATTTGTTGGTTACAACTGTTAATTCAATTGGAGCAGTCTTTCAGTTTGTGTACACAATCATCTTCCTGATGTATGCTGAGAAAGCAAAGAAG GTGAGAATGGTTGGATTATTGCTGGCAGTTCTTGGCATGTTTGCAATCGTATTGGTTGGGAGCTTGCAGATAGATGACGTTATAATGCGTCGGTTCTTTGTGGGGTTCTTGAGCTGCGCGTCTCTCATTTCAATGTTTGCCTCTCCATTGTTTATAATT AAATTGGTCATTCAGACAAAGAGTGTTGAATTCATGCCGTTTTATCTCTCACTTTCCACCTTCCTAATGAGCACCTCTTTCTTACTTTATGGATTATTCAACGATGATGCTTTTATTTAT GTGCCAAATGGGATAGGAACTATTTTGGGAATGATACAGTTGATATTATACTTCTACTTCGAGAGTAAATCTAGAGAGAGCTCCAGAGAACCTCTGATAGTATCATATGCATGA
- the LOC102661908 gene encoding uncharacterized protein, which translates to MFSFMSKQKDTEDEVFWFIHSFISAYFSFEPNLATLLLLSPNFHQFHIHSLHLGAKIHSHNFPFASFIHFYSHQTQSYFMEAVEAKSSSGYGKPPWVFRGSAWYQLDLVKAEKARAYIPKEFKLVEAFG; encoded by the exons ATGTTTAGTTTTATGTCCAAACAAAAGGACACTGAGGATGAAGTGTTTTGGTTTATCCATTCATTCATTTCCGCATACTTCAGTTTTGAACCAAACCTTgccactcttcttcttctctcaccAAATTTTCACCAATTCCATATTCATTCACTGCACCTTGGGGCTAAAATCCATAGCCACAACTTCCCTTttgcttctttcattcatttctaCAGCCATCAAACTCAATCAT ACTTTATGGAAGCTGTAGAGGCAAAATCTTCATCTGGGTATGGAAAGCCGCCATGGGTATTTAGAGGCAG TGCCTGGTATCAACTCGATCTTGTGAAGGCAGAGAAAGCTCGAGCTTACattccaaaagaattcaaattgGTTGAAGCTTTTGGGTAG
- the LOC100777264 gene encoding protein SRG1-like isoform X1, translating into MEEITKNLSGTSLLVPSVQELAKEKISNVPQRYIQPQHEEDIVILSEEANSSLEIPVIDMQSLLSEESGSSELDKLHLACKEWGFFQLINHGVSSSLVEKVKLEIQDFFKLPMSEKKKFWQSPQHMEGFGQAFVVSEDQKLDWADLFFMTTLPKHLRIPHLFPQLPLPFRDALEIYSQELKKLAMVVVEQMGKALKMEETEMREFFEDGMQSMRMNYYPPCPQPEKVIGLTPHSDGVGLTILLQATEVEGLQITKDGMWVPIKPLPNAFIINIGDMLEIISNGIYRSVEHRAMVNSAKERISIATFHTSKHDGVIGPAISLITEKTPARFKRIELKEFLKNLFARKLDGKSYLDTLRI; encoded by the exons ATGGAAGAGATCACCAAGAACCTATCAGGGACTTCTCTTTTGGTACCATCAGTTCAAGAATTGGCTAAAGAAAAGATATCTAATGTTCCACAAAGATACATTCAACCTCAACATGAAGAGGACATTGTGATCCTCTCTGAAGAAGCTAATAGTAGCCTTGAGATTCCAGTTATTGACATGCAGAGCTTGCTTTCTGAAGAATCTGGGAGCTCAGAATTGGATAAACTTCACCTTGCTTGCAAAGAATGGGGATTCTTCCAg CTGATAAACCATGGTGTTAGCTCATCCTTGGTGGAGAAAGTAAAGTTGGAGATTCAGGATTTCTTCAAGCTTCCAATGTCAGAGAAGAAAAAGTTTTGGCAGAGTCCACAACATATGGAGGGTTTTGGACAAGCATTTGTTGTGAGTGAAGACCAAAAACTTGATTGGGCTGACCTTTTCTTTATGACTACTCTTCCAAAACATTTAAGAATACCCCACTTATTTCCACAGCTCCCTCTTCCTTTCAG ggacgcCTTAGAAATTTACTCACAGGAACTTAAAAAACTAGCCATGGTTGTTGTTGAACAAATGGGAAAAGCTCTGAAGATGGAAGAAACAGAAATGAGAGAGTTTTTTGAAGATGGTATGCAGTCTATGAGGATGAACTATTACCCACCATGTCCTCAACCAGAGAAGGTAATTGGCCTCACACCCCATTCAGATGGAGTTGGTCTCACTATCCTCTTACAAGCCACTGAAGTAGAAGGGCTCCAGATAACAAAAGATGGCATGTGGGTTCCTATCAAACCCTTGCCTAATGCTTTCATTATAAACATTGGGGACATGCTCGAg ATTATAAGTAATGGAATATACCGAAGTGTTGAGCATCGTGCAATGGTGAACTCTGCAAAAGAAAGGATTTCAATTGCAACATTCCACACATCAAAACATGATGGGGTGATAGGTCCTGCAATAAGCTTGATCACTGAAAAAACACCAGCACGGTTCAAAAGAATCGAATTAAAGGAGTTTTTGAAGAACCTATTTGCTCGTAAACTTGATGGAAAGTCTTACCTAGACACCTTGAGAATATAG
- the LOC100777264 gene encoding protein SRG1-like (The RefSeq protein has 1 substitution compared to this genomic sequence), translated as MEEITKNLSGTSLLVPSVQELAKEKISNVPQRYIQPQHEEDIVILSEEANSSLEIPVIDMQSLLSEESGSSELDKLHLACKEWGFFQLINHGVSSSLVEKVKLEIQDFFKLPMSEKKKFWQSPQHMEGFGQAFVVSEDQKLDWADLFFMTTLPKHLRIPHLFPQLPLPFRDALEIYSQELKKLAMVAVEQMGKALKMEETEMREFFEDGMQSMRMNYYPPCPQPEKVIGLTPHSDGVGLTILLQATEVEGLQITKDGMWVPIKPLPNAFIINIGDMLEIISNGIYRSVEHRAMVNSAKERISIATFHTSKHDGVIGPAISLITEKTPARFKRIELKEFLKNLFARKLDGKSYLDTLRI; from the exons ATGGAAGAGATCACCAAGAACCTATCAGGGACTTCTCTTTTGGTACCATCAGTTCAAGAATTGGCTAAAGAAAAGATATCTAATGTTCCACAAAGATACATTCAACCTCAACATGAAGAGGACATTGTGATCCTCTCTGAAGAAGCTAATAGTAGCCTTGAGATTCCAGTTATTGACATGCAGAGCTTGCTTTCTGAAGAATCTGGGAGCTCAGAATTGGATAAACTTCACCTTGCTTGCAAAGAATGGGGATTCTTCCAg CTGATAAACCATGGTGTTAGCTCATCCTTGGTGGAGAAAGTAAAGTTGGAGATTCAGGATTTCTTCAAGCTTCCAATGTCAGAGAAGAAAAAGTTTTGGCAGAGTCCACAACATATGGAGGGTTTTGGACAAGCATTTGTTGTGAGTGAAGACCAAAAACTTGATTGGGCTGACCTTTTCTTTATGACTACTCTTCCAAAACATTTAAGAATACCCCACTTATTTCCACAGCTCCCTCTTCCTTTCAG ggacgcCTTAGAAATTTACTCACAGGAACTTAAAAAACTAGCCATGGTTGTTGTTGAACAAATGGGAAAAGCTCTGAAGATGGAAGAAACAGAAATGAGAGAGTTTTTTGAAGATGGTATGCAGTCTATGAGGATGAACTATTACCCACCATGTCCTCAACCAGAGAAGGTAATTGGCCTCACACCCCATTCAGATGGAGTTGGTCTCACTATCCTCTTACAAGCCACTGAAGTAGAAGGGCTCCAGATAACAAAAGATGGCATGTGGGTTCCTATCAAACCCTTGCCTAATGCTTTCATTATAAACATTGGGGACATGCTCGAg ATTATAAGTAATGGAATATACCGAAGTGTTGAGCATCGTGCAATGGTGAACTCTGCAAAAGAAAGGATTTCAATTGCAACATTCCACACATCAAAACATGATGGGGTGATAGGTCCTGCAATAAGCTTGATCACTGAAAAAACACCAGCACGGTTCAAAAGAATCGAATTAAAGGAGTTTTTGAAGAACCTATTTGCTCGTAAACTTGATGGAAAGTCTTACCTAGACACCTTGAGAATATAG